CTGCAAAACAAAAACACCAGGTGATCATGACACCCGGAAGTCACGTGTATTTTGACCACTCGCAAGTTAAAAAGAACGACTCCTTGACTATAGGCGGCTACACTCCATTAAGTAAAGTTTATGCTTATGAACCCGTTCCAAAAGAACTAAATACAGAAGAAGCGAAGTACGTACTTGGTGCCCAGGCTAACGTATGGACAGAATATATCAACTCTCCATCTAAAATACAGTACCAGATTTTTCCAAGAATCACAGCCTTAAGTGAAGTTTTATGGAGTACTAAAAATTCAAGGGACTGGAAAGATTTTGAAAGCAGACTGGTTGCTCAAGTAGAACGGTATAAACTTTGGAAAGTAAGCTATGGTACATTGATCGCTGAAGACGGGAAAAAATGATCAAAGAAAAAGTACTTATAATGCTGGTGATATTCTTTCCTGTGTATGGAAAGCTATGCGCCCAGCTTACACACCAAAATAAAAAAGCCATGTTAAAAGATGGCTTAACCCAATATGTAAATCCCTATATAGGAACAGGTTTTCATGGGCATGTTTTTTTAGGTGCAAATGTCCCATTCGGTGCGGTACAGCTTGGTCCTGTAAATCTATCAACAGGATGGGACTGGTGTTCGGGATACCACTACAGCGATTCTACCATCACCGGTTTTTCTCATACGCATTTAAGCGGTACCGGAATTGGTGATCTCGGTGATATTTCCGTGATGCCGGTGCTTGGTGACGTGCAACTGCGTAAAGGAAACCTTAGTAATGAAAAAAGCGGTTATTATTCATTATTTACACATCAGGACGAAGTTACCAAACCTGGATATTATAGCGTAAAACTAAAACGTTATGGAATTAAAGCAGAACTTACCGCAAGTAAAAGGGTTGGTTTCCATCAATATACATTCCCTGCTGGTAAAAGTTCTAAAATCATTATTGACCTTCAACCCGGAATAGGCTGGGACCAGGCAACAGAAACCTGCCTATACCAGGAAAACGAAAATACAGTCTCTGGTTATCGCTATTCAATGGGTTGGGCCAAAGACCAGCGAATCTATTTCACAGCCGTATTCTCCAAACCCATCAGGGATTTTTCACTTTACGATAGTATATCCGTTAAGGAAGGTAAACAGTTGAAGGGCTTATTTGTAAAAGGAGTGGCAACCTTTGATACCCGGGCAGGTGAAAAAATTAGTTTAAAAGTTGCCATTTCTCCGGTAAGCGTAGAAAATGCAAAGTTGAACATGAAAGCAGAAATGCCTGGCTGGGATTTTTCAAAACAGGTAGAGCGGGCAAACGAAGCCTGGAACAACGAACTTGGCAGAATTGCAATAAAGACAATTGATGCGCAAAGAAAGCGTGTTTTTTATACTGCATTGTATCATACCATGATTGCGCCCTCCGTATTTAACGACGTAAATGGTGATTATTTAGGGACAGATAAAAAGGTATATAAAAATGCTGCTTTTACAAATTACACTACTTTTTCGTTGTGGGATACCTACAGGGCCGCACATCCATTGATGACCTTGATCAACCCCGAAAAAACAAGTGATCTTATAAATACGATGCTGGCCATCTATCAGCAGCAAGGTAAGCTCCCGGTATGGCATTTAATGGCCAATGAAACAGATTGCATGGTAGGTAATCCTGCTTTGCCAGTCATTGCCGACGCCTATTTAAAAGGAATTAAAGGATTTGATAAAGATTTGGCCTATCAGGCTATGAAAATAACAGGGATGCGTGATGAACGGGGGCTGTACTATATTAAAAAGTATGGCTATCTGCCGGCAGACAGCCTGGTAGAAAATGTAGCCATAGGACTTGAATTTGCTATTGCAGACTGGTCGGTTGCCCAGGTTGCTAAAAAACGTGGGGCAAACGCCGATTATATATACTGGAGTAATCGCGGACAAAATTACCGGAATTACTTTGATAAAAACACCAGGTTTATGAGGGGAAGGGTGGCCGATAAGAGTTGGAGAACTCCATTTAATCCCATTTCTGCTATTCACCAAAAGGATGATTTTACAGAAGGCAATGCATGGCAGTATACCTGGCTCGTACCTCATGATGTAGAAGGTTTGATCGGTTTAATGGGGGGAGAACAGCAGTTTGAAACCAAATTAGATTCTTTATTTACGGTTAAAGATGAACTGGGAGTCATAAAATCTAATGATATATCTGGATTAATAGGTCAGTATGCTCATGGAAACGAGCCTAGTCACCATATTGCTTACCTCTACGGTTATTTAGGAAAGCCGGCAAAAGCTGCTGATAAAGTGAGGTTTATCATGGATAACCTATACACAGATAAAGCTGATGGTTTAAGTGGTAACGAGGATGTGGGCCAGATGTCTGCCTGGTATATCTTTTCGGCGCTGGGTTTTTATCCTGTTAACCCGGCCAATGGACTTTACGTATTTGGAAGCCCTGTTGTAGATGATGCGATTTTAGATGTTGGAGCAGGTAAAACTTTCCATATTTCAGTAAAAAACAATACCAAAACCAACAAGTACATCCAATCTATCCAGCTTAATGGTAAGCCGTATACAAAGGCCTATATTCAACATAGCGACTTTGTAAAGGGTGGAGAAATGATCATCCTGATGGGTTCAAAACCGGCTGCCACCTGGGGTACCCTGCAAAAAGACCGGGCGTATTCTGTTGCAAACTAATTCAAATAAAAGATGCTTAAAACCTTATATAAAAGTCTGAAATTCTTCTTTTTTATACTGCTGCTGTTGGTTACATGCTGCTCAGCACTCATTGCACAAGATCAGTATGAGTTAAACTCCGGCTGGCTGTGTATGCCTATAAGGAAAGTCAAATCCCAGGGAACCGTGATTTCCAATCCATCCTTCACATTGGAAGGTTGGAAAAAGGCAGTTGTTCCAGGAACGGTATTAACCACAATGCTCAACAATAAAGAAGTGCCCGATCCATTTTTTGGCATGAACAATAAGCTGATTCCAGATATTTACAACACTGGGAGAGATTATTATACCTATTGGTTTGTTAAAGATTTTAAAGAACCAGTTCCCAGGGCCGATGGACAAGTATGGCTGAAGTTTAGGGGCATCAATTACAGTTGTGATATTTTTGTAAACGGAAAGAAAGTAAATCAAACGCCTTTTAAAGGGATGTATCTGCGTAAAGCTTTTAACATTACAACCTTATTGGCAAAAAGTGGAATAAACAGGCTTGCTGTTATTGTCTATCCTCCTGATGCCGTGGGAAATCCTAATGGCGGTCAGGGTGGTGATGGTACCATTGCAAAAGGTGTAGGCCATCAGTATACTGCGGGTTGGGATTGGATTCGCCCCATAAGGGATAGAAATACAGGAATTTGGGATAAAGTATTTATTGTCCATACTGGTAAGGTCAGCCTCGGGAATCCCCATGTGGTTACCCTCGTTCCCGGAAAGAGAAGCCCGGACAGCCCCCAAGAACCAGCAATTGTTAAAGTTTCGGCAG
The nucleotide sequence above comes from Pedobacter sp. MC2016-14. Encoded proteins:
- a CDS encoding GH92 family glycosyl hydrolase, encoding MIKEKVLIMLVIFFPVYGKLCAQLTHQNKKAMLKDGLTQYVNPYIGTGFHGHVFLGANVPFGAVQLGPVNLSTGWDWCSGYHYSDSTITGFSHTHLSGTGIGDLGDISVMPVLGDVQLRKGNLSNEKSGYYSLFTHQDEVTKPGYYSVKLKRYGIKAELTASKRVGFHQYTFPAGKSSKIIIDLQPGIGWDQATETCLYQENENTVSGYRYSMGWAKDQRIYFTAVFSKPIRDFSLYDSISVKEGKQLKGLFVKGVATFDTRAGEKISLKVAISPVSVENAKLNMKAEMPGWDFSKQVERANEAWNNELGRIAIKTIDAQRKRVFYTALYHTMIAPSVFNDVNGDYLGTDKKVYKNAAFTNYTTFSLWDTYRAAHPLMTLINPEKTSDLINTMLAIYQQQGKLPVWHLMANETDCMVGNPALPVIADAYLKGIKGFDKDLAYQAMKITGMRDERGLYYIKKYGYLPADSLVENVAIGLEFAIADWSVAQVAKKRGANADYIYWSNRGQNYRNYFDKNTRFMRGRVADKSWRTPFNPISAIHQKDDFTEGNAWQYTWLVPHDVEGLIGLMGGEQQFETKLDSLFTVKDELGVIKSNDISGLIGQYAHGNEPSHHIAYLYGYLGKPAKAADKVRFIMDNLYTDKADGLSGNEDVGQMSAWYIFSALGFYPVNPANGLYVFGSPVVDDAILDVGAGKTFHISVKNNTKTNKYIQSIQLNGKPYTKAYIQHSDFVKGGEMIILMGSKPAATWGTLQKDRAYSVAN